Part of the Engraulis encrasicolus isolate BLACKSEA-1 chromosome 1, IST_EnEncr_1.0, whole genome shotgun sequence genome, atggtgacaggaagtaagtgggagagagagatgggggaggatcgggaaataaccccggccggacttgaaccggggtgcccgtgggcatgcaagcccaaatgtggggggcttagcgcgctgcgccacagtgccccctcctcctcacaatatcgtgtttacaaacactgtgaacccatgtattggaagacttctacggcccttggaggaatttgaattgACCCCTCaaaagaaaaaggttccccacccccccGTCTTTAGGCCCAGCTAGCTACCGTGGCTCACCTGGAGTTCTCCATCCAAGAAGGACTGGCAGAAGGCCTACACGCTCTCTTTAGTGACGTATTTCTTTAGGCCCAGCTAGCTACCGTGGCTCACCTGGAGTTCTCCATCCAAGAAGGACTGGCAGAAGAGCCGCACACTGTCTTTAGTGACGTATTTCTTTAGGCCCAGCTAGCTACCGTGGCTCACCTGGAGTTCTCCGTCCAAGAAGGACTGGCAGAAGAGCCGCACACTGTCTTTAGTGACGCATTTCTTTAGGCCCAGCTAGCTACCGTGGCTCACCTGGAGTTCTCCATCCAAGAAGGACTGGCAGAAGGCCTACACGCTCTCTTTAGTGACGTATTTCTTTAGGCCCAGCTAGCTACCGTGGCTCACCTGGAGTTCTCCATCCAAGAAGGACTGGCAGAAGAGCCGCACACTGTCTTTAGTGACGCATTTCTTTAGGCCCAGCTAGCTACCGTGGCTCACCTGGAGTTCTCCATCCAAGAAGGACTGGCAGAAGGCCTACACGCTCTCTTTAGTGACGTATTTCTTTAGGCCCAGCTAGCTACCGTGGCTCACCTGGAGTTCTCCATCCAAGAAGGACTGGCAGAAGAGCCGCACACTGTCTTTAGTGACGTCTCCTTTTCCCATCAGCCACTTCTTGTCCAGGTCGCTGTCGTAGAGCCCCACGCGGGGCAGGTCACGAGGCGTCAGGCCAAAGTAGCCCAGGGACTTGGCATTTCCTTTCACCGCGCCGTTCACCAGGACAAACAGGAACTAAGAAACAaagtaggtagagagagagagagagagagagagagagagagagagagagagagagagagagagagagagagagagagagagagagagagagatagagattgccATGGCAACCccagagaggaagatgaggggagatgagagatgatGAAAGATTAGATGAAATTGTGAGGAAGAGAAGTTGAGAGTGATGTTTGTTAGTTTGTTGTACTGTACTATGTTACTACATTGTCTGGGCTTTCACAAACTTTACATTCCCAATATGTACTCCTAAGTTGAGTATCAAGCAGATGTTTTTTGTACCCAAAATGGAATGCAACATTATAAATACCAATTCGAAAAACAACACATACACTGCTAATTATTGAACAGGTGTCAATATAATCAAACCATCCTAACATTCCTATCAACctttaaattacattgcattacattacatgcatttgcacacactttataaccaaagcgacttacaatcgaggacaaatTACTAACTGCTACTTTGAAAATTACAGGTAATAAGCATTAATGATAAAgattaacggtaacactttataataatgtctgcaaaTGAAGACttggtaaataattaactaatgatgaacaaaaccttaacaaatatttttattattaactacatTCTACAAACCTTTTAAGAGTGTTTTTATTAATTTGCAAACGTAACATTTCCCAGTTaaatacaaacatttgttaaagtTTCGTTCgtcatttattcattatttattaagtgttattaatgctttataagcagacattattacaaAGTGTTACCAGACTAActttttcaatgggcagcataagCAGTGGAAATGACCTACTAATAATTACACACTGGGCCTTTAATGTCAGCTGTTCACTTCACAGACCTTTCCACTGAACTCCGGGGCCACGGCCTCCACCCTCTTCTGGAGCTTGGAGTAGTCGGCACTCCCCCTGTTGGCAAACAGCAGCACGTGCGTCTTCACACGCGACTGGAACAACCCGACAGCAGTCTGAGggcagcgagagaaagagaagccaCAGAAATGACAAACAGCTTACACCACAGTATACTgcgctacaaaggcaaagtgcagtaactacgccaacattaaaactgagaaaaatgccttcaaagccttggttgtAGGTTTAGATATTGTAGTTGCTGCACATTTGACATGGTATCTCTTAAACTGGACACATATGGACCGTAAGGCTttttcacaagacaaaggaggtgtaatgaagaccactcAAGTTTGACAAAAATGTGTGactagttactacactttgcctttgtagggcagtatagttatAGGACAAGTATCGGACAAATATTGAAATATTGCAAAGTTGAATCTCATTTTTACGTGACAAATTATTAAAAGTCTAGTGTTGTCAGAGATGGAAAAAGGAGAATGAAGGTGCGGTTACCACTTGGTTGTACTCTGTGAGGTAGCGAACGTCGTTCATTTTCATGAAGCGTACTAAGCCATCGGAATCCACTTTCTTGGCATCAGAAAGACGCAAACTCTCCTGAGCGTCGTCTGCCTGCACCACAGCAAAGTCATATACAGacccatattacattacatttggcaaacgctttataaccaaagcgactttcaaacgaggatATTATCATAGCCCACAACACTAGCAAatataaagtgcacaggaaatatacagaacaacaagtgcagatgcaaagaagggttaggtttttttttttggaaagtagagtacacacacacacatacacattatgtcaagagtctggcctggggctagggcagctcagacattagtctagtagatagtcacgaaagacgagagtctttacttgctgcttgaaggctgcaagagacccATAAATCCACAGATAATAGATGCACAGACAGCGGTGGGCAACCTGGAATCTTTAGTTTACCATCCAGCGCCACATATTGACCTAGTTTTTATCTTTTATTGCACGGACTGTTTTTCAATACAGCAAGCAGTACATCACCTcttgtgccactgtgtgtgtgtgtgtgcgtgcgtgggtgtgggtgtgggtgtgggcaacTTGTGGACTCCCTGTTCTTCAACTGATACCCGACCCCGGATTTCTTCCTTGGACTATGCATAGTGACTTTTGCACCTGGACACTTTGAACATTTTTCAGTTTTttaattgtaagtgtgtgtgtgtgtgtgtgtgtgtgtgtgtgtgtgtgtgtgtgtgtgtgtgtgtgtgtgtgtgtgtgtgtgtgtgtgtgtgtgtgtgtgtgtgtgtgtgtgtgtgtgtgtgtctgtgtgagagagagagagagagagagagagagagagagagagagagagagagagagagatctgactttgtgAATACATGGTGAatacatgtgcaatgttgtgtgtaatgtctttgtgtattCTTCTGTATTTACGTAggctatgtatgctactggacaccttaatttccctcggaatTAATAAATGATATtcttctctactactctactccaccTGTACAATTTCACCAGCTGATCATTCAGTTAGGCCGtcatatttggaatatgtggtgcTGGATAAAACCTGACAAATCCAGGTTTCACATCACTGTACACTgcccaaaaaaaaaatgtacgcGTTTCCCAAAAGCAGTCACCATATTTCATGTTCATATTCAATTCCTCTGGGTGTCAACCTGAGCCAaagagaggcacagacacagaatCATATACATGCATAGTAGAAGCAGCAGAGTAGGCTACTGCttctagggctgctcgattattaGAATTATCAATAtcatgattatttcagtcaattttcatatcacaatatttatatccccgaaacgcggagcgtcggggatgtaatggttttgcgtgtgccgccgccgccgcgtaaggtctttcgtgttaacgcgataacttttgaagggatgtttggatttgtcccagattttttgggtgaatgctctagggcaggttcatgaactgattcgagtttggaggtcaacactttcaagatggctgaattcaagatggccgaatttttgtttggtccataacttctgaccgggtggagggatttgtcccagatttggtgtgtgaatgctctagggtaggttcatgaactgattcgagtttggaggtcaacaatttcaagatggctgaattcaagatggctgaattattgtttggcccataactactgaccgggtggatggatttgtcccagattttgtgtgtgaatgctctagggtaggttcatgaacttattcgagtttggaagacaacactttcaaaatggcggaattttcatttggcccataacttctgactgggtggattgatttgcccggtaacaccttattttaatggttcaccatttcagtgaatctaccatattaggtacagtgtaataaccaatgtaacaatatttaataccaagtaatactagtgtaataccagtgtaacaatatgcaatatcaggtacagtgtaataacgagtgtaacagtatgcaataccatgtaatatagtgtaataccagtgtaacaatatgcaataccatgtaataccacttaagcacaaacacatgatgtaagtaaaaaaattacattgtattaaatattgttacactggttattacactgtacctaatgtggtatatccactgaaccattaaaacagtagtaccatttgccccattttttgcttcattttcacaatagtcgtttggttttaagcctatgcacgtcatgtcacgtctgtatgtatcatatacgtttacgaaatggtggacgggagtggtaggaatgatgggggactggaagcgtcgcgtttcggggatataccttaagcagtcgaaggcgactgcacaggcagtctagttttataCAATCTTTATTCACAAATCATTGTGTTAAACAactcacaatcttccctcccttcagcagtgtgagtggagggccatagagaaacacacagtggtgttctgcatgagagttgggtagcaagtctgctttgtaCTCAAAATGGCTcgagtggaggggaatgtattgcgctttaGCGTAACCAACCTTTTGgtagtatagacaaatgacaaaaatattgtttcaaatataCTATG contains:
- the LOC134445612 gene encoding endoplasmic reticulum resident protein 27 → MKVIVFYLLLVVSVLADEEGMCDALPQLTDVDATEAFINSDDVAVIGFFEGEESYGYKEFVAAAREVKPILVGLCSNKDVWENYSVTSDTIAIFRKADDAQESLRLSDAKKVDSDGLVRFMKMNDVRYLTEYNQVTAVGLFQSRVKTHVLLFANRGSADYSKLQKRVEAVAPEFSGKFLFVLVNGAVKGNAKSLGYFGLTPRDLPRVGLYDSDLDKKWLMGKGDVTKDSVRLFCQSFLDGELQKTPQAGEPEGKTEL